GGCCGCCGACGGCGTCAGCGCGGCCCTGGTCGCGATGGGGACGCCGCTCAACCTCGACCTGCTGGACGGGATGGGTTTCGCCACCCCGGCCGGCGCCGGCCCGAACGACCTGGTGATCGCGCTGCGGGCCGAAGACGCCGCGGCCATCGCCGGCGCGCTCACCGAGGTGGCCGACGCCCTCGCGGCGCGGCCCGGCGGCGGCGACGGGCCGGTGGCCGCCCTGCCGCCACGCACCGTCGGCATGGCGGCGCGCGAGGCCGGAGCGGCTCTCGCCCTGATCTCGGTCCCCGGACAGCACGCGTTCACCGAGGCGATGGACGCGCTCGACGCCGGCTGCAACGTGATGATCTTCTCCGACAACGTCCCGGTAGAACAGGAGATCAGGCTCAAGGACGTCGCGTCCGACCGCGGCCTGCTGGTGCTGGGCCCGGACTGCGGGACGGCCGTGGTCGGTGGCATCGGGCTCGGCTTCGCGCACACCGTCGCACCCGGGCCGGTCGGGATCGTGGCGGCGTCCGGGACGGGCGCGCAGCAGGTGCTCTGCCTGCTCGACGCGGCCGGGGTCGGCGTCACCGCGGCGCTCGGGGTCGGCGGGCGGGACCTGTCCGCCGCGGTCGGCGGCCGCTCCACGCTGGCCGCGCTGGACGTGCTCGACCGCGACCCGGCCACCGAGCAGATCCTGGTGATCTCCAAGCCGCCGGCCGACGAGGTCGCCGCGACGGTGCGCGCCCACGCGGACCGGCTCGGCACGCCGGTGCAGTTCGCCCTGCTGGGCCCCGGGCAGCCGGACCTCACCGCGGCGACCGAGGAGTTGCTGCGCGCGCTGAAGGTCGACGTACCGCAGTGGCCGCACTGGCCGGGTCGCGAGGTCGCGCCGCGCCGCGGAGCGCTGGTCGGCCTGTTCGCCGGCGGGACGCTGTGCGACGAGGCGATGCTCATCGCCGGCGAGCGGTTCGGCCCCATCGCCTCCAACATCCCGCTGCAGCCGCAGTGGCGCGTGGACCCCCGCGCCGAGTGGGACGGCCGGCACGTCCTGCTGGACTTCGGCGACGACGAACTGACCGCCGGCAGGCCGCACCCGATGATCGACCCGTCGTTGCGGCTGGAGCGGCTGGCCGCGTACGGCACCGACCCGCGCACCGCCGTGCTGCTGCTCGACGTGGTCCTCGGCCACGGGGCGCACCCCGATCCGGCGGCCGAACTCGCGCCGGTGATCGCCGAGTTGGGCGGGCCGGCCGTCGTCGTCTCGCTGATCGGCGCCAAGGCCGATCCGCAGGACCTGTCCGCGCAGGCCGCCGCACTTCGCGGCGCCGGTGCCCACGTCTACGTCTCGAACGCGGCCGCCGCCCGATTCGCCTGCGACCTGATCGGGAGCACCTCGTGAAGACACTGGACGGCGAGCCGACCCTGATCACCGCCGGCGCCGACCTGTTCGCCGACGCCGCGCAGGCCCAGGCGGCTCGCGTCGTGCGCGTGGACTGGGCCCCGCCGATGCCCGGCACCGAGGCCGATCTCGCCGCCGTGATGGGCGATCCGCGCCGCGCCGGCGCGAACGCCGAGGCGCTGCGCCGGGTCGCGTCGGCGCGGGCGCTGCTCGTCGACGTCGTGCCGGCACGCGAGGCGCTCGGGCTGGCCGACCGGCAGCTGCTGCACGCCGGGCCGCCGATCGAGTGGGCGCGAACGTCGGGCCCGATGCAGGGCGCCCTGCTCGGCGCCGCGGCCTTCGAGGGGCTCGTGGCCGATCCCGCCGACGCCGCGGCGTACTACGAGCGCGGCGAGTTCACCCTGGAGCCGTGCCACCACCACAGCGCCGTGGGCCCGATGGCCGGCGTGCTGTCGGCGTCGATGTGGGTGTGGGTGCTGGAGGACCCGCAGACCGGGCGCCGCGCCTACTGCTCGCTCAACGAGGGGCTGGGCAAGGTGCTGCGCTACGGCGCGTACTCCCCCGAGGTGCTGGACCGGCTGCGCTGGATGGCGACCGTGCTCGGCCCCGCGCTGCAGCTGGCGGTGCGCGGGCACGGGCCGGTGGACATCACCGCGATCCTCGCGCAGATGGTGCAGATGGGCGACGAGGCGCACAACCGCAACCGGGCCGGGACGCTGATGCTGCTGCGCGAGCTCGGCCCCGACCTGGTCGAGGCCGGCCTGCCGTCGGCCGACGTCGCCGCGGTGTTGCGCTTCGTCGGCGGCAACGACCACTTCTTCCTCAACCTGGCGATGCCGGCCTGCAAGCTCGCGCTCGACGGCGCGCGCGGCATCGCCGGCTCGACCATGGTCGTCGCGATGGCCCGCAACGGCACCGACTTCGGCATCCAGGTCGCCGGCACGGGCGACGACTGGTTCACCGGGCCGGCGCAGGTGCCGGACGGGCTGTACCTCGGCGACTACGGCCCCGAGGACGCGAACCCGGACATCGGCGACTCGGCGATCACCGAGACCATCGGCCTGGGCGGCTTCGCGATGGCCGCCGCTCCCGCGATCGTCCGGTTCGTCGGCGGGACGGTCAGCGACGCGCTGGCCAACACCCGCCGGATGTACGAGATCACCCTGGGCGAGCACCCCGCGTTCGCGGTGCCGGTGCTGGACTTCCGCGGAACGCCGCTCGGAATCGACGTCACCAAAGTCGTGCGCACCGCCATCTTGCCGCAGATCAACACCGGGATGGCCGGCAAGATCGCCGGCACCGGGCAGGTGGGCGCCGGGCTGGTCACCCCGCCCGCCGAGGCGTTCGGCACGGCGCTGCGCGCACTCGCGGCTCGCGTCCCGCGCTGAGGGTGCCCTGGCGCGGTTCACATGCCACGCTGGGCCGCACTCCGTACCGTGGGTGCGGACGCGTGAGGAGCAGCCGATGACGACACCGCCACCGGACGACCAGCCGACAGCAGCCGTGCCCGAACCCGAGCCGGCGGGCCCACCACCAGGCCAGCACTACCCGTTCGGGCCGGCGCCGCAGCCGTACCCGTTCGCCCCGGTCTACCGGGCGCCCCGCGAGCCGTGGGTCAACCCCGCCCGGCGGGCCGGCGTCGCCGGGCTCGCGGCCGCCGCGCTGCTGCTGGCGATCGGGCTGGGCGTGCTGATCGGCTGGGCCGCGTTCAGCGGCGGCGGCCACGAGCACCGGATGTACCAGGACGGGTACGGCCGGATGTACCGCGCGCCGGACGGCTACGCGCCCGGCATCCCGGGGCATCCGCGGCTGCATCCCGGCAAACCTGGCGGAAAGCAGCCCGGCGTGAGCCCGACCTCGCCTGCCCCGAAACCCTCGCCGACCCGCACCAGCTGACACCGCCGTCGGGCCGCGGAGCCGATCTGGCAGGCTGTGCGGGTGGAGATCTGGCCCGGCACCGCGTATCCGCTGGGCGCAACCTACGACGGCTCGGGCACGAACTTCGCGCTGTTCAGCGAGGTTGCCGAGCGTGTCGAACTGTGCCTGTTCGACAGCGACAACACCGAGACCCGCGTCGTGCTGCCCGAGGTCGACGGGTTCGTCTGGCACGGCTTCGTCCCCGGGCTCGAGCCCGGTCAGCGCTACGGCTACCGCGTCCATGCGCCGTACGAGCCGGGCAACGGCCAGCGCAGCAACCCCAACAAGCTGCTGATCGACCCGTACACCAAGGCGATCGACGGCATCGTCGAGTGGGACGAGTCGCTGTTCGGATACCACTTCGGTGACCCGGACAGCCGCAACGACCTCGACTCGGCCGCGCACATGCCCAAATGCGTGGTGATCAACCCGTTCTTCGACTGGGGCGACGATCGGCCACCGCGGCACTCGTACGCCGACAGCGTGATCTACGAGGCGCACGTCAAGGGCCTGACCCAGTTGCACCCCGAACTGCCCGAGCAGCTGCGCGGCACCTACGCCGGCATCGCGCACCCGGTGATCGTCGAGCACCTGCAGCAGTTGGGCGTGACCACGATCGAACTGATGCCGGTGCACCACTTCGTCAACGACTCGTTCCTCGTCGACAAGGGGCTGGCAAACTACTGGGGCTACAACACGCTCGCGTTCTTCGCGCCGGACTTCAAGTACTCGGCCGGCACCTCACCGGGCGCACAGGTCCAGGAGTTCAAGGCGATGGTGCGCGCCCTGCACCGCGCGGGGATCGAGGTCATTCTCGACGTCGTCTACAACCACACCGGGGAGGGCAATCACCTCGGGCCCACGCTGTCCTTCCGCGGCATCGACAACGCGGCGTACTACCGGCTCGAGGAGGACTCCCTCGCGCACTACACCGACTACACCGGCACCGGCAACAGCCTGAACGTGCGGCACCCGCACGCGCTGCAGCTGATCATGGACTCGCTGCGCTACTGGGTCACCGAGATGCACGTCGACGGCTTCCGGTTCGACCTCGCCGCGACGTTGGCCCGCGAGTTCTACGACGTGGACCGGTTGTCGTCCTTCTTCGACCTGGTGCAGCAGGACCCGATCGTCAGTCAGGTCAAGCTCATCGCCGAGCCGTGGGACGTCGGCCCGGGCGGCTATCAGGTCGGCAACTTCCCGCCGCAGTGGACCGAGTGGAACGGCAAGTACCGCGACACGGTGCGGGACTTCTGGCGCGGCGAGCCGGCCACCATCGGCGAGTTCGCGGCACGGCTCACCGGCTCGGCCGACCTGTACGAGACGTCCGGCCGGCGCCCGGTCGCCAGCATCAACTTCGTGACCGCGCACGACGGGTTCACCCTGCTCGATCTCGTGTCGTACAACGAGAAGCACAACGAGGCGAACCTCGACGGCAACAACGACGGCGAGAGCCACAACCGTTCGTGGAACTGCGGCATCGAAGGACCGACCGACGACCCGGAGATCGTGGCGCTCCGCGCGCAGCAGCGCCGCAACTTCCTGGCCACCCTGTTCCTGTCGCAGGGCGTGCCGATGCTGTGTCACGGCGACGAACTCGGCCGCACCCAGCACGGCAACAACAACGGGTACTGCCAGGACAACGAGCTCACCTGGGTCGACTGGGCGCATGTCGACGTCGACCTGCTTGCGTTCACCCGGCGGATGGCCGAGTTGCGCCGCGAGCACCCCGCGTTCCGCCGGCGTCGCTTCTTCGACGGCCGCCCGGTGCGCCGGCGGCGCGGTGCCGGCGCCGCCGACACGCTGCCGGACATCGAGTGGTTCACCCCGGACGGCGCGGAGATGACCGAGGAGGACTGGGATTCCGGCTTCGGGCGCGCGATCGCCGTCTACCTCAACGGGAACGGCATCCCGGGCACCGACCGGCGCGGCCGCCGTGTCGTCGACGATTCGTTCCTGCTCTGCTTCAGCGCGCATGACGAGCCGATCGAGTTCACCGTGCCGCCCGCCGAGTTCGCCCCCGCGTGGGAGATCGTGGTGGACACGATGCGCCCGGACGACGGCGCGGCGATCGTCGAGGCCGGCGGGACGGTGAGTGTCGGCCCCCGGGCGCTCGTCGTGCTGCAACAGGCGAGCTGACGTGTCCGTCCCCACGTCCACCTACCGGCTGCAGGTGCGCGCCGGTTTCGACCTGCACGCCGTCGCCGACCTCAGCGACTACCTCGCCACGCTCGGGGTCGGCGCGCTCTACCTGTCCCCCCTGCTGCCGTCGGCCAAGGGGTCCGATCACGGCTACGACGTGATCGCCTTCGACCGGGTCGATCCGGCGCGCGGCGGTCTCGACGGGTGGACGCGGACGCTCGCGGCCGCTCGCGCCCGCGGACTGGGCCTGGTCGTGGACATCGTCCCGAACCACACCGGGGTCGCGGTCCCGGCCGACAACGTGGCCTGGTGGGACGTGCTGAAGCTGGGCCGCGACTCGGCGTACGCGTCCTGGTTCGACATCGACTGGTCCTACGGCCGGATCCTGCTGCCCGTGCTGGGCGACGACTTCGCACCGTCGCAGTTGACGGTCGACGGCGGCGAACTTCACTACTGTGCCGACCCGCAGGCACCGCTGGCCGAGCACCGCTTCCCGATCGCACCCGGCACGGGCGATGCCGGTACTGCCGCCGAGGTGCACGGCCGGCAGCACTACGAACTGGTGAACTACCGGCGCGCCGACAGCGAGCAGAACTACCGCCGCTTCTTCGCGGTCACCGCATTGGCCGGGCTGCGCGTCGAGGATCCCGCGGTGTTCGCCGCCACCCACGAGCAGATCGGCCGATGGGCGCGCCAGGACGGCGTCGACGGCATCCGCGTCGACCATCCGGACGGACTCGTCGACCCGCGCGGTTACCTGGAGCAGTTGCGCGAGCTGACCGGGCCGGGGACCTGGATCACGGTGGAGAAGATCCTCGAGCCCGGCGAGCGGTTGCCCGCCGACTGGCCGGTCGCGGGCACGACCGGCTACGACGCGCTGGCCGAGGTGAGCGGGCTGTTCGTCGACCCGGTGGCCGAGCCCGCGTTCGAGCTGGCCTATCGCGAGCTGACCGGCGACACCCTCAGCTACCCGGAGCACGTCGCGGCCGGCAAGCGCAGCGCGGCGACGACGATCCTGCGCGCCGAGGTGAACCGGCTCGCCAGGCTGGTGCCGGAACTACCCGAGGCGGCCGCGGCGCTCACCGAGCTGCTTGTCGCGTTCCCCGTCTACCGCTCCTACGTCCCCGAGGGCGCCGAACAGTTGGCCGCCGCGATCGAGACGGCTCGGCGCGCACGCCCCGATCTGGCCGAGACAATCGGCCGGTTGGCCGGCCGGCTCGCCGATCCCGCCGACGAGTTGTGCGCGCGGTTCCAGCAGACGTCCGGCGCGGTGATGGCCAAGGGTGTCGAGGACACCGCGTACTACCGGTACACCCGCTTCATCGCCCTGAACGAGGTCGGTGGCGATCCCGCCAGCTTCGGCTCGGACGTGCACCGGTTCCACGAGGCGCAGCTGCGCCGCCAGCAGTCCGCGCCGGGGTCGATGACCACGCTCGCCACGCACGACACCAAGCGCGGCGAGGACGTGCGCGCCCGGCTCGCGGTGCTGTCCGAGCTGCCCGCGGAGTGGGCGGCGCTCGTGCGGCTGCTGATGCGCGAGGCGCCCCTGACCGACCGCCCGTTCGGCTACCTGCTGTGGCAGACCTTCGCCGGCGCCGGCCTGATCGAGCGCGAGCGGATGCATGCCTACGCCGAGAAGGCGATGCGCGAAGCCGCCACCTCGACCACCTGGCTGGACCCGGACGCCGGCTTCGAGGCGTCCGTGCACGCCGTGATCGAGCGCGCCTACGACGACCCCGCGGTGCACGACCCGCTCGCCGGGTTCATCGCCCGGATCCGGCCGTACGGCTGGTCGAACTCGCTCGCCCAGAAGCTGGTGCAGCTGACCATGCCGGGCGTGCCCGACGTCTACCAGGGCACCGCGTACTGGGAGGACTCACTCGTCGACCCGGACAACCGGCGGCCGGTGGACTTCGACGCGGCCCGCGCGGCACTCGACCGGCTGGACGCGGACGTACACGCGCCACCGATCGACGCGAGCGGCGACGCCAAGCTGTGGGTGCTCTCCCGGACGCTGCGGTTGCGGCGCGACTGGCCGGACCTGTTCACCGGCTACCGTCCGGTCGCCGTCTCGGGCACCGCGGCCGGGCACGCGGTGGCCTTCGACCGCGGCGGTGCGATCACGGTTGCCACCAGGCTGCCGGTGGGCCTGGAGCGCGACGGCGGCTGGCAGGACACGGTGATCGACCTAACCGGCCAGGCGACCGACGTGATCAGCGGTGTGCGGCACCGCGGCGAGGTCGCGCTCGCCGAACTGCTCGCCGACTACCCGGTGGCGCTGCTCGTGCGCTGAGCGTGCACCACAGCGCCAATACAGCGTCAATACAGCGTCAATGCGGCGGCTCGAGCCGTTCGCGGAGCCGGTCCAGGTCCAGGTCGGGTTGTGGGTACCGCGGGTCCAGCTCCTCCAGCGTCTCGCGCAGCAGCGCGCCGATCGCCCAGTTGCGGTACGCCTTGTCGTCGGACGGCACCACGTACCAGGGCGCGACGGTGGTGTTGCACTCCTCCAGCACCGCCTCGTACGCGGCCACGTAGTCCGTCCAGAACGCCCGCTCGTCGATGTCGGCTTCGTTGAACTTCCAGTGCTTGTCCGGGTCGGCCAGCCGGGCCAGCAGCCGTTCCCGCTGCGTCTCGTAGGAGATGTGCAGGAAGCACTTGACGATGGTGGTGCCGGACCCGGCAAGCTCCGCCTCGAACGCGTTGATGCGCCCGTATCGTGTCGACCACTCCGATTCCGGGACGAGCTCGTGCACGCGCACCACGAGCACGTCCTCGTACTGCGAACGATCGAAGACGCCGATGACGCCCGGTGGCGGAACCCGGTTGCCGATGCGCCACAGGAAATCGTGTGCCAACTCCTGCTTCGTCGGCTTCTTGAACGCGGTGTACTGCACCCCGATCGGTCCGAACGTGCCCACGACGTGCTCGGTCACGCCACCCTTGCCGGCGGTGTCCATGCCCTGCAGCAGCAACAGCACCCGCCGGTTACCGCCCGCGGTCGATTCGGCCCAGAGCCGCTCCTGCAACCCGGCCAGGTGCTCGGCGTCGGTCCTGAGCTTCTTCGCTTTCCCGCTCTTGTTCACCGGTGCCAGCGGCCGCGCCGCGGGGTCGTAGCCGGCCAGGTTCACCGGTCCGTCAGGCACGCGCAGGGCGGTGCGCATCGAGTCGGCCATTTCGCCAGGTTAGAGGGCAACCCCCGGTAGCCGCTGTTTGCCCGGCACGCGCGTCGGGCAGGGTGAGCGCTGTGACCGAGATCGTGGTGTGGGCGCCGAGGGCGTCGCGGGTCCGGGTGCGGACCGGTGGCGACGACCTGCCGATGCGTCCGGCGCCCGACGGTGACGGGTGGTGGCTCGGGCCCGACCTGCCCCCCGGCACCGACTACGCGTTCGTGCTCGACGACAGCGACCAGGCGCGTCCCGATCCGGCGTCGCGATGGCAGCCGCACGGGGTGCACGGCCCGAGCCGCGTCTACGACCAGGACGCGTACCCGTGGCAGGACGGCCGGTGGCGCGGCCGCGATCTGACCAGCGCCGTCGTCTACGAACTGCACGTCGGCACGTTCACTCCGGGCGGCACGTTCTCGGCGGCGACCGAGCGGCTCGATCACCTGGTGGGCCTCGGCATCACGCACGTCGAACTGTTGCCGGTGAACGCGGTCAACGGGGTGTGGAACTGGGGGTACGACGGGGTCGGCTGGTACGCGGTGCACGCGCCGTACGGCGGACCGGACGGGCTCAAGCGGTTCGTCGACGCCTGCCACGCGCGCGGACTGGCCGTGCTGCTCGACGTCGTCTACAACCACCTCGGACCGAGCGGCAACTACCTGCCCGAGTTCGGGCCGTACCTGAAGTCCGGACGCAACACGTGGGGCGAACTGGTCAACGTCGAGGAGCCGGCGGTGCGCCGGTTCGTGATCGACAACGCGCTGATGTGGTTGCGCGACTACCACGTCGACGGCCTGCGGCTCGACGCGGTGCACGCGCTGCAGGACAGCTCGCCGGTGCACCTCCTGGCCGAACTCGCCGGCGAGGTCGACGCGCTGTCGAAGGCTGCGGGAAGGCCGCTGTCGCTGATCGCCGAGTCGGACCTGAACGATCCGGTGATGATCACCCCGCCGCCGGCCGGGTACGGGCTGGCCGCGCAGTGGGACGACGACGTGCATCACGCGTTACACGCCGCGCTCACCGGCGAACGGCAGGGCTACTACTGCGACTTCGGGCCGCTGTCGGTGCTGGCGAAGACGTTCACCTGCGCGTTCTTGCACGACGGGACGTACTCGACGTTCCGCGGCAAGGACTGGGGACGGCCGGTCGACCCCGCCGCGACCGCGGGCTGGCGGTTCGTGGTGTGCCTGCAGAATCACGACCAGGTGGGCAACCGCGCGGTGGGCGATCGGCTGCCCGAACTGGTCCCTCCCGCGTTGCTGCGTGTCGGCGCGGTGCTGCTGCTCACCTCACCGTTCACCCCGATGCTCTGGATGGGCGAGGAGTGGGCGGCGTCGACCCGCTGGCCGTTCTTCACCTCCCATCCCGAGCCGGAGTTGGCGAGAATCACCGCCGAGGGTCGCGTGGCGGAGTTCGCCGAGCACGGCTGGGACGTCCGCCAGATGATCGACCCGCAGGACCCGGCCGCCCATCGCGAGGCGATCCTGGACTGGGACGAGCTGGCTTCGGCGGAGCATCGCGCGATGCTGGAGCTGTATCGCGCGCTGATCGCGCTACGTGCCGCTGAGCCGGACCTTCACGACGCGGACCTGACCCGGGTCGCGGTCGACTACGACGAGGACGCGCGCTGGCTCGTCGTGCACCGCGGGCGCTTCCGCGTTGCCGCGAACCTCGGTGACTCATCGGC
This genomic stretch from Jatrophihabitans cynanchi harbors:
- the treZ gene encoding malto-oligosyltrehalose trehalohydrolase, which encodes MTEIVVWAPRASRVRVRTGGDDLPMRPAPDGDGWWLGPDLPPGTDYAFVLDDSDQARPDPASRWQPHGVHGPSRVYDQDAYPWQDGRWRGRDLTSAVVYELHVGTFTPGGTFSAATERLDHLVGLGITHVELLPVNAVNGVWNWGYDGVGWYAVHAPYGGPDGLKRFVDACHARGLAVLLDVVYNHLGPSGNYLPEFGPYLKSGRNTWGELVNVEEPAVRRFVIDNALMWLRDYHVDGLRLDAVHALQDSSPVHLLAELAGEVDALSKAAGRPLSLIAESDLNDPVMITPPPAGYGLAAQWDDDVHHALHAALTGERQGYYCDFGPLSVLAKTFTCAFLHDGTYSTFRGKDWGRPVDPAATAGWRFVVCLQNHDQVGNRAVGDRLPELVPPALLRVGAVLLLTSPFTPMLWMGEEWAASTRWPFFTSHPEPELARITAEGRVAEFAEHGWDVRQMIDPQDPAAHREAILDWDELASAEHRAMLELYRALIALRAAEPDLHDADLTRVAVDYDEDARWLVVHRGRFRVAANLGDSSAQLALAAREVVFSTGAVDLALDSITIGPQTAAIVRV
- the treY gene encoding malto-oligosyltrehalose synthase → MSVPTSTYRLQVRAGFDLHAVADLSDYLATLGVGALYLSPLLPSAKGSDHGYDVIAFDRVDPARGGLDGWTRTLAAARARGLGLVVDIVPNHTGVAVPADNVAWWDVLKLGRDSAYASWFDIDWSYGRILLPVLGDDFAPSQLTVDGGELHYCADPQAPLAEHRFPIAPGTGDAGTAAEVHGRQHYELVNYRRADSEQNYRRFFAVTALAGLRVEDPAVFAATHEQIGRWARQDGVDGIRVDHPDGLVDPRGYLEQLRELTGPGTWITVEKILEPGERLPADWPVAGTTGYDALAEVSGLFVDPVAEPAFELAYRELTGDTLSYPEHVAAGKRSAATTILRAEVNRLARLVPELPEAAAALTELLVAFPVYRSYVPEGAEQLAAAIETARRARPDLAETIGRLAGRLADPADELCARFQQTSGAVMAKGVEDTAYYRYTRFIALNEVGGDPASFGSDVHRFHEAQLRRQQSAPGSMTTLATHDTKRGEDVRARLAVLSELPAEWAALVRLLMREAPLTDRPFGYLLWQTFAGAGLIERERMHAYAEKAMREAATSTTWLDPDAGFEASVHAVIERAYDDPAVHDPLAGFIARIRPYGWSNSLAQKLVQLTMPGVPDVYQGTAYWEDSLVDPDNRRPVDFDAARAALDRLDADVHAPPIDASGDAKLWVLSRTLRLRRDWPDLFTGYRPVAVSGTAAGHAVAFDRGGAITVATRLPVGLERDGGWQDTVIDLTGQATDVISGVRHRGEVALAELLADYPVALLVR
- a CDS encoding YlbE family protein, with the protein product MKTLDGEPTLITAGADLFADAAQAQAARVVRVDWAPPMPGTEADLAAVMGDPRRAGANAEALRRVASARALLVDVVPAREALGLADRQLLHAGPPIEWARTSGPMQGALLGAAAFEGLVADPADAAAYYERGEFTLEPCHHHSAVGPMAGVLSASMWVWVLEDPQTGRRAYCSLNEGLGKVLRYGAYSPEVLDRLRWMATVLGPALQLAVRGHGPVDITAILAQMVQMGDEAHNRNRAGTLMLLRELGPDLVEAGLPSADVAAVLRFVGGNDHFFLNLAMPACKLALDGARGIAGSTMVVAMARNGTDFGIQVAGTGDDWFTGPAQVPDGLYLGDYGPEDANPDIGDSAITETIGLGGFAMAAAPAIVRFVGGTVSDALANTRRMYEITLGEHPAFAVPVLDFRGTPLGIDVTKVVRTAILPQINTGMAGKIAGTGQVGAGLVTPPAEAFGTALRALAARVPR
- a CDS encoding PPK2 family polyphosphate kinase, coding for MADSMRTALRVPDGPVNLAGYDPAARPLAPVNKSGKAKKLRTDAEHLAGLQERLWAESTAGGNRRVLLLLQGMDTAGKGGVTEHVVGTFGPIGVQYTAFKKPTKQELAHDFLWRIGNRVPPPGVIGVFDRSQYEDVLVVRVHELVPESEWSTRYGRINAFEAELAGSGTTIVKCFLHISYETQRERLLARLADPDKHWKFNEADIDERAFWTDYVAAYEAVLEECNTTVAPWYVVPSDDKAYRNWAIGALLRETLEELDPRYPQPDLDLDRLRERLEPPH
- the glgX gene encoding glycogen debranching protein GlgX, which produces MRVEIWPGTAYPLGATYDGSGTNFALFSEVAERVELCLFDSDNTETRVVLPEVDGFVWHGFVPGLEPGQRYGYRVHAPYEPGNGQRSNPNKLLIDPYTKAIDGIVEWDESLFGYHFGDPDSRNDLDSAAHMPKCVVINPFFDWGDDRPPRHSYADSVIYEAHVKGLTQLHPELPEQLRGTYAGIAHPVIVEHLQQLGVTTIELMPVHHFVNDSFLVDKGLANYWGYNTLAFFAPDFKYSAGTSPGAQVQEFKAMVRALHRAGIEVILDVVYNHTGEGNHLGPTLSFRGIDNAAYYRLEEDSLAHYTDYTGTGNSLNVRHPHALQLIMDSLRYWVTEMHVDGFRFDLAATLAREFYDVDRLSSFFDLVQQDPIVSQVKLIAEPWDVGPGGYQVGNFPPQWTEWNGKYRDTVRDFWRGEPATIGEFAARLTGSADLYETSGRRPVASINFVTAHDGFTLLDLVSYNEKHNEANLDGNNDGESHNRSWNCGIEGPTDDPEIVALRAQQRRNFLATLFLSQGVPMLCHGDELGRTQHGNNNGYCQDNELTWVDWAHVDVDLLAFTRRMAELRREHPAFRRRRFFDGRPVRRRRGAGAADTLPDIEWFTPDGAEMTEEDWDSGFGRAIAVYLNGNGIPGTDRRGRRVVDDSFLLCFSAHDEPIEFTVPPAEFAPAWEIVVDTMRPDDGAAIVEAGGTVSVGPRALVVLQQAS